The following nucleotide sequence is from Nautilia sp. PV-1.
TTTTAAAAGAATACAATGAAGCAATTAAAAAAGCAAAAGAAGCCATAAGGGCCAAATCCGTAAAAGATGCACACAGGGCCCTGAATGAGGCAAATAAAATTCGCTCAAACATTAAGGTCAAAAAAAGCGAAATTAATAAAGAGTTTAAAGTCGGCGACACGGTCAAATACTTTACAAGCATAGGGGAAATACTCGATATAAAAGGCAAAAACGCCCTTGTAGACATTGACGGCAAAAAACTCTGGATTCCAAAAAACAGCCTTGAGCCGTACAGACTGCCTAAAAAAACAAAAGCACAGATCATTAAACCGAAAGCCTCCAAAGTCGACATTAAACTCGACCTTCACGGTATGAGGCTTGAAGAAGCGCTTGAAAAAACCGAAGAGTATTTAAATAACGCTGCTCTTGCAGGACTCGAAGAAGTATGGATTTATCACGGAATGGGTAAAGGAATACTTGCCAAAGGAATTACTGAGCTTTTAAAAGGCCACCCTCTTGTAAAAGAGTTTCACGACGCACCTCCGCACATGGGGGGATACGGGGCTAAAATCGTCAAACTTTAACCCTTTTTCTTTTTTGCTATATAAAAATAATATTCAAAGAGAAGAAAACAATGAATGAATAATTAGTATCAGGCACCTTATATTTGTTGAAGGAATTTTTTATATGGTTCGGTAAGAGAAAGTTATTTTCCGGTTGTTTTTTTAGATTTCAATTTATCTAATTATATTATTGTTGATATATTGCAGTTATAAAAGATTTGATCCAAAGTTTATACAGTTACATTAAACACTAAATAAAGTGACAGCTTAAAAAACTGTCACTTTATACTTAAATTAATCTTTTTTTTCATAAATCTCTATAGTTTTAATCTCATCGTTTTTTTTGATTGAATCAAGTACTTTAAAGCTCTCTTCATCCCCCTCTTCTATACCGCCGAATACAGTATGAACCCCGTCAAGATGAGGACAGTCTGTAAAACAGATAAAAAACTGACTGCCTCCCGTATCTTTTCCGGCATGAGCCATTGAAAGGGAGCCTCTTTTGTGAATTTGTTTCGGAGCATCTGTTTCACACTCTATCGCCCATCCCGGACCTCCGGTACCTGGCATTCCTGATGCTCCTTCTTTTGAATTAGGACATCCTCCCTGAGCCATAAAGCCCGGGATGACTCTGTGAAATTTAAGTCCGTCGTAAAATCCCTCTTTTGCAAGATGTGCGAAGTTTGCAACCGTATTAGGCGTAGCTTCAGGGAAAAGTTTTACCCAGATATCGCCTTTATCAGTTACAATTTTTACATATTGGAATTTTTCAACATCGCTTAAATCGTATTTTTTTAGTTCTTTTTTAAATCCGAACATTTTATCTCCTTATATAAAAATTAACGTAAAAGTAAACAAATGACAGCGTTGCGAAATTTAGTGAAAAATTTTGCGTATAAAAAATTGCATCTACCCGAAGGGCAGCGATAGCTGTTTGCAATTTTTAGCAAAATTTAAACGTTGTTAAGCAAAATAAGCTCTCAGCTGTCATTGTTTAACTTTGAAGTTAAACTTAACATAATTATACCAAATTTATTTGACAATTGATACGAAAGTTTATATAATAGCGCTAAAGTTTTTTGATAAAGGAGTGAGAATGAGTAATAGTAATATAGTTATTGCATGTCCACATTGTAAAAGTTTAAATAAATTACCTAAAAAAGACGAATATAAAAAAGCGGTATGCGGAGTATGCAAAGGAAATCTGCTTGAGAATAAAGCCATTTCCGTAGACAGTTACGACGAGTTTCAAAAAATAGTAAACTCTGTAACAGTTCCTGTAATAATCGACTTCTGGGCTGAATGGTGCGGTCCGTGCCAGATGTTTGCACCTATATTTAATAAAGTGGCAGGAAGTTTTCCTCTTCAGGCCCAGTTTATCAAAGTCAA
It contains:
- a CDS encoding peptidylprolyl isomerase; translation: MFGFKKELKKYDLSDVEKFQYVKIVTDKGDIWVKLFPEATPNTVANFAHLAKEGFYDGLKFHRVIPGFMAQGGCPNSKEGASGMPGTGGPGWAIECETDAPKQIHKRGSLSMAHAGKDTGGSQFFICFTDCPHLDGVHTVFGGIEEGDEESFKVLDSIKKNDEIKTIEIYEKKD
- the trxC gene encoding thioredoxin TrxC; translated protein: MSNSNIVIACPHCKSLNKLPKKDEYKKAVCGVCKGNLLENKAISVDSYDEFQKIVNSVTVPVIIDFWAEWCGPCQMFAPIFNKVAGSFPLQAQFIKVNTDKNQQAAMQFGIRSIPTIVALKDGVEIDRAMGALDEFSFSMWVDKLIEN